The nucleotide sequence GTAGTTTCTATTAttaatcaacaagttttgattttgaccGTTTCTTTTTAGCGATGCAGTTAAACTTTAGGGAGTAATGTAGCTTGGAATTTCGGTGTTACACTTCCAGATCAGGTGACTTGAATTCAGAACCACAAACAGATAATTTTGTGCTAATCTACATAAGAACGTTGCTAAATAGAGAGATAGAGCACCACGCATAGGCTTGCTGGGTCGTATGAGATCTCGTGATAACTCTACTGTCTTTAAGTAAAGTCTGCTCATTTTAAGTTCTTTCAACTCATTTGCGAAAATTTAtaacaaattttgcaacaattgagaCATTAAATTTTGAATGTGTATTCTAAAGTACGGACGTTTCATAAAGGATCCGGTCACTACCGACATTCACCTCTTTGCCCTGTCGCACACTCTAATATCCTCATCCATCTTCTTTCCCAGTATCTCGTATGCCTCCAGCTCATCACTTCgtattttgttttaataAAACGTTTTTTTGTCTGTTTCAAACCTGCATGTAACAATTACATGGCTGAGACAATGTTTATGTTTAcgtttattttttttgtttgaaatttggaCCACCAGGCGATGCTATTTCAGAAGGATTGGTGGTTGCACTTGCCTACCTAAAGAAAATACTCTTCACGAGCTTTACACATGACAACATATACCTTGGAATGAAGGTCTAGATTTGGTTGTAGATCGTAGACCCGCCTGAGTTTATATTTCGTAAACGATTTACTTTCTTCCCTCGGTCCATCTCTTCAGATCAAATTAGATATGCCACAAAAAGCggaaaaaattttcccAATTCTTGCCCGGTTTTGTACGGTGAGCCAACGAAGGATTAGGCGATGATAAGAAATTGATACTGTGTTAGTTAtagaattggaaaaattatttCAGTTTGTATACACTTCTCTTCTTGCACTGGTTTACTCATATCGTTTTAGTCTTCATTATGAGTACCGTTCAAGcatcaaccacaactgGTCTGGACAACCATTCTAGCTCTGTCATCAATAGATCAGGCAATGTCGCCACTTTGAGCACAAATGTGCCAACTTCCAATTTAACTACTATAGACACCAACGGTAATGTATTTAAGGTACCTGACTACACAATCAAGGAAATCTTACAAGCTATTCCTAAACATTGTTATGAGAGGTCATTGATCAGGTCATTGGGATATGTTGCTAGAGACATTACCATGATGGTTTTAATTGGATACATTGGACACAGGTTCATACCTCAAATTGGCATCACTGGACATGAAACTGTGTCAACAGCTCTTAGAGGTGCTGCTTGGATGTTCCAATCCTACGCAATTGGAttatttggatttggattGTGGATTTTAGCTCATGAATGTGGTCACGGTGCCTTTTCTGATTATCAAAAGGTTAACGACTTTATTGGATGGGTTCTCCACTCATACTTGATTGTTCCATACTTTTCATGGAAATATAGTCATGCAAAGCATCACAAAGCTACAGGTCACTTGACTAAGGATATGGTGTTTATACCATACACCAAAGAGGAGTACTTGAAGAAAAGCAATGCTGAAAAAGTTGAGGATTTGATGGAAGAGAGTCCAATTTGGACCTTTGCCGTATTggtatttcaacaattgggtGGGTTACAGTTGTATTTGGCTACTAATGCAACAGGACAAGAATACAAGGGTACTACGTGGTACGGTAGATCTCATTACTCCCCATCTTCTCCAGTGTTTGAGAAGCACCAGTACTGGAACATCATTTTGTCTGACATTGGTATAATTACCACTTTCACTGTCGTTTACCAATGGTATAAGACTTTTGGACTATTCAACATGATGATCAACTGGTTTGTTCCCTGGTTGTGGGTTAACCACTGGTTAGTGTTTGTTacttttttgcaacataCGGACCCTACTATGCCCCACTACACTGCTAAAGAATGGACTTTTGCTCGTGGTGCTGCTGCTACAATTGACCGTAACTTTGGATTCATTGGTCAACACATTTTCCACGATATTATCGAAACTCACGTCTTGCACCATTACGTATCAAGAATTCCATTTTACAACGCAAGAGAAGCTACCGAAGCTATCAAAAAGGTCATGGGTGAACATTACAGATATGAGGGGGAGTCAATGTGGGTCAGTTTATGGAAGTGTCTCAGAAGCTGTCAATTTGTAGATGATGATAAGGAAGACGCAAAGGGAGTGATGATGTTTAGAAACGTCAATGGACTCGGTGTCAAACCAAAGAACTAAACTGTAAATAGCTTGTATATTGAGGTTTTATTTATAAAGCATAGTATTCTGTATGTGAATGGTAGTTGCCTCGGTATTTGCAACTGTgtaaattttccaaaaaatttttcagccAATGATCTGATTGTTAAGGTAATATACAGACACCAAGTAATTGACATGACGAGTGTGCTACGCAATGTTTTAAGGAGTAGAAAGTTACAGAAGCTCCCGCTTGTGCACTTGGCTAAACCACAACAATTGCGCGTCTTATCAAGAGGTTTCCAAACATCACTACGTTCATTCGATGacttgaaacaaaaacaaccaGAGACTtatgaagaggaaaaagTTATCATTGATGAGATAGTCAAGAACCTTCCGGATGAAGATATCAAAGCGTCCAAAAGAATTAGAAACATTGGTATCTCAGCACATATAGATTCAGGTAAGACCACATTTACAGAACGTGTTTTATTCTACACTGGTAGAATCAAAGCTATTCATGAAGTTAGAGGTCGTGATTCAGTTGGAGCTAAGATGGACCATATGGATTtggaaagagaaaaaggTATTACTATTCAATCTGCAGCTACATATTGTTCATGGGATAAGGATGACAAATCATaccatttcaatttaattGATACTCCCGGTCATATTGATTTCACAATTGAGGTTGAAAGGGCATTGCGTGTTTTGGATGGTGCCGTTTTAGTTGTTTGTGCCGTTGCTGGAGTTCAATCACAAACAGTCACAGTTGACAGACAAATGCGTCGTTACAATGTTCCTAGAGTTACATTTATCAATAAGATGGACCGTATGGGTGCTAACCCATGGAGGGCcattgaacaaatcaatttgaaattgaaaatgccTGCTGCTGCTATCCAAGTCCCAATTGGtgctgaagatgaattgaaaggtGTTGTAAATATTATTGATCGTGTTGCGTTGTATAACGAAGGCTCACAAGGTGAAATAATTAGAACTGCTGAGATCCCcgaagatttgaaagagtTGGTCGAGGAAAAAAGAGCACTTTTGATTGAAACATTGGCTGATGTTGACGAAGAAATGGCTGATATTTACTTGGAAGGTGAAGAACCAACTCCAGAACAAATCAAGGCTGCGATTAGACGTGCAACTATTGGAAGGAAATTTACTCCTGTACTTATGGGTTCGGCTTTGGCCAACAGAGGTATTCAACCAGTTTTGGATTCcgttgttgattatttgCCCCAACCAAATGAGATTTTAAATACTGGTTTGGAAATCCATAAGGATGGTAGTGAAACACCAATTAATTTGATTCCATCTAGTGCCGCTCCATTTGTAGGATTGgcattcaaattggaagaagGTCCATACGGTCAATTAACATATATCAGGGTCTATCAAGGTAAGTTAAAGAAAGGTGCCTACATGACCCACATCAAAACAGGTAAGAAGGTCAAGGTTTCAAGATTAGTGAGAATGCACTCTAATGATATGGAGGATGTCGCTGAAGTTGGAAGTGGTGAGATTTGTGCTACATTTGGTATCGATTGTGCATCAGGTGACACTTTTATTGGCCAAGGTTcatcacaacaaa is from Candida orthopsilosis Co 90-125, chromosome 1 draft sequence and encodes:
- a CDS encoding Mef1 protein (S. cerevisiae homolog MEF1 has role translation and localizes to mitochondrion), with amino-acid sequence MTSVLRNVLRSRKLQKLPLVHLAKPQQLRVLSRGFQTSLRSFDDLKQKQPETYEEEKVIIDEIVKNLPDEDIKASKRIRNIGISAHIDSGKTTFTERVLFYTGRIKAIHEVRGRDSVGAKMDHMDLEREKGITIQSAATYCSWDKDDKSYHFNLIDTPGHIDFTIEVERALRVLDGAVLVVCAVAGVQSQTVTVDRQMRRYNVPRVTFINKMDRMGANPWRAIEQINLKLKMPAAAIQVPIGAEDELKGVVNIIDRVALYNEGSQGEIIRTAEIPEDLKELVEEKRALLIETLADVDEEMADIYLEGEEPTPEQIKAAIRRATIGRKFTPVLMGSALANRGIQPVLDSVVDYLPQPNEILNTGLEIHKDGSETPINLIPSSAAPFVGLAFKLEEGPYGQLTYIRVYQGKLKKGAYMTHIKTGKKVKVSRLVRMHSNDMEDVAEVGSGEICATFGIDCASGDTFIGQGSSQQIAMSSMFVPEAVISLSIAPKSKDNGAFSKAMNRFQKEDPTFKVHYDSESKETIISGMGELHLEIYVERIKREYGVDCVTGKPQVAYREAITAPAAFDFTHKKQSGGAGQYGRVVGEMKPIEGENKFETQIVGGKIPEKFLLACNKGFDDCLEKGPLIGHKVLGVDMLINDGQTHVVDSSELAFRTATQGAFRQAFLNASPVILEPIMNVEITAPNEFQGSVVGLVNKLGGMINETVNGQDEFTVTAECSLNSMFGFSTSLRACTQGKGEFSLEFLKYAQASPQLQKQLISDYEKAQGNKK
- a CDS encoding Fad3 omega-3 fatty acid desaturase (involved in production of alpha-linolenic acid, which is a major component of membranes) — encoded protein: MSTVQASTTTGSDNHSSSVINRSGNVATLSTNVPTSNLTTIDTNGNVFKVPDYTIKEILQAIPKHCYERSLIRSLGYVARDITMMVLIGYIGHRFIPQIGITGHETVSTALRGAAWMFQSYAIGLFGFGLWILAHECGHGAFSDYQKVNDFIGWVLHSYLIVPYFSWKYSHAKHHKATGHLTKDMVFIPYTKEEYLKKSNAEKVEDLMEESPIWTFAVLVFQQLGGLQLYLATNATGQEYKGTTWYGRSHYSPSSPVFEKHQYWNIILSDIGIITTFTVVYQWYKTFGLFNMMINWFVPWLWVNHWLVFVTFLQHTDPTMPHYTAKEWTFARGAAATIDRNFGFIGQHIFHDIIETHVLHHYVSRIPFYNAREATEAIKKVMGEHYRYEGESMWVSLWKCLRSCQFVDDDKEDAKGVMMFRNVNGLGVKPKN